In Aedes albopictus strain Foshan chromosome 3, AalbF5, whole genome shotgun sequence, the genomic window ATCGTTCCCGAATGTTCGATGGTACCAGCATGGGCCGGACGATGAGTCCCTCTCGCGGTTGGCACTTCGCTTTTCACCTCCACGAGAACGGGAACGGGAACGACCACGAACACTTTTCTGGATAGGCAGCATCTTTTCGAGCCGCCGCGAGAGCTCGGCGATTTCCCGTTTCAGATTCTGAATTGGATCAATGGCTGCAACTTCTGCGGGTTTTGTTGCCGCCATCGCTGCATTTTGCACGTTGCTGTCCAGGGCGTTGATCTTTCGCAGAACCATCGAATCTACAATGGCGTCGGCGATGGTGATTTTGTCCGCCGCGTCACCTCTCGATGCGATCACCGCTGCTTGGGCATGTGGAGGCAATCTGGTTGCCCAAAGATCGAGCAGCACCGCTTCTCCGAGGGAGCTTCCAGCTACGCGCTTCATCTCGTTGAAAAGCTGGCTTGGCTTGAGGTCCCCCAGAGGCATATCGGACAGCACACGTTGAAGGCGCCGCTGCTGGCTGTCGGCAAAGTACGCGATCAGCTTCGTCTTGATGTAGGCGTACTTATCGTTCGCTGGAGTGGCATCGACAATCGACCGCAGCTCGGTCAGCTTGTTTGGTGGAACCTGTGCCATCACGATATTGTACCGACGGGAATCGTGTTGGGCACCGATGCCTGACGCGGCGAACCAGAACTCGAGCGACATAAAATAGGTCTCGATATTCGTGTCGGCCATGCTGGGAGGATTGAGACGCGGCGCATTAATTGTTTCGACAGCCGGCTGGGCTATCGGGGGAATCACCCCACTGGCGCTAGATTTATCCTCCATCGTCGCACTTGCACTTAGTCGACCGAAAAAAACTACTTCGAATCGCGATTCGCGGTACCCGTGATCGAAAAAATTAGCGATTTGTGGTAATTAATCACGTCGGGGTCACCACTTTAGCGTACACTCAATTATTCGCGGGGTTTTCTCTAGCGAAAAGAGATGGTGTGAACCGATTGAGATGTAAGCTAATACTAATCATGTTCAGTTTATTAAAATTCAATCAGTGGTACATTGTCTGCTATTGTAAGTGTGGATGGTATGATTGGTACAATAGTGTGTTGTGTCGAGAGAAATTTGAGAGCTATTGCAGGTACTATTGATGATAGCTGTCGGTGTAGTGGAGGACCTTTCGGTCGTGGATGCAGCAGCCTGATCGGATGCTGTGGATGTCGCACCGATTGGAGATGCAACACAGTTGAAGCTGATGATGCTACATctgtatggaagctcaaaaatctgtagaatatagataaatctgtatatatggcatctctgcttccgaggattccttccaaatttcttctgaaatttcttcaggttttttttcttaGGATTAATTTCGTAAATCTTACAGGTATTGCTCCCGGAATGCTTACACAGGACTTCCaacatggtttttttttcagtcatTTATGCCACAATTCTTGCAGGAAGTCTTCCAAAAAATGTTTCGGAGTCATCACCGCACAAAACCTACcgcaatttctcttggattttttaaGGGCT contains:
- the LOC134290961 gene encoding uncharacterized protein LOC134290961, whose translation is MEDKSSASGVIPPIAQPAVETINAPRLNPPSMADTNIETYFMSLEFWFAASGIGAQHDSRRYNIVMAQVPPNKLTELRSIVDATPANDKYAYIKTKLIAYFADSQQRRLQRVLSDMPLGDLKPSQLFNEMKRVAGSSLGEAVLLDLWATRLPPHAQAAVIASRGDAADKITIADAIVDSMVLRKINALDSNVQNAAMAATKPAEVAAIDPIQNLKREIAELSRRLEKMLPIQKSVRGRSRSRSRGGEKRSANRERDSSSGPCWYHRTFGNDARRCRKPCSTSQQASSNQQ